The following DNA comes from Erigeron canadensis isolate Cc75 chromosome 3, C_canadensis_v1, whole genome shotgun sequence.
GCCACATCAGTTCATTACCCCCTCTGTCCCAAAATGCAtcttcttttgatttttaaaggAATATGCAAGTCAATCTTACACATGTTAGATGCAAGTGTTGGAAGTTTATTGATCCGATCTTTACAAAGGAAAAGGGTAGTGTTGAACATCCCAATATTGACTATCTGTTggacctatttttttttatttaaaaatgaacCATTTTGAGGATAGTGGCAACAGTTTAATTTCAGGTAGATCTGTTATCAATAGTTAAccgtttttctttattattatacatgCAGAACTGGAGCAAAACATCACTGTTGCGTCAACTGACTGACCTGGCTGCAAGAAGGAAGCTTGAAGACTTGACCATTGGCCCAGTTCTTACTGTAAGCATCCCTCTTTAATTCTTTATTGTTAAAGTAAATTTGAAACGGGGAAAGGAATTCCGTTCCCTTGTCCGCTACATACAAGTTAAAACGAGTAAATTTGTTGGTTTGATGCAGTTTACAACCGAAGCTATGCTAGATCACATGAAGAAGCTGCTTCAAATTCCTGGATCCAAGATACTCTTTGGTGGTGAAGAATTGGAAAACCATTCCATTCCTAAAGTATATGGTGCTATCAAACCTACAGCTGTATTTGTTCCAATTGAAGAAATACTGAAAGCTGAAAACTATGAACTTGTTACAAAAGAAATATTTGGCCCGTTTCAGGTAAGAGGTTGTAGAGTATTTGAGTCTTAATGGGTGTTTGGCTTAGCTTCATTTTTGGGCTTTTCGGCTCGTTGAACTTTTCAAAAAGACGATAATCTCCTATCTAATAGCTTATGATATTATCAActtgggttttttttaattaagctCAAGTTGATAAGCTGGTACATTGGAGCTTAATGGCTTCTTGAACTTTCAAGGCTGTTAACTGCAGAAAATTAGCTTAGGTCGAACAAAATCGAAAAAACTGTTTCTACATTCCTTCTTCTGTACTTATGCCATCATATGACTATTTCTAATCTTTAGATTATCACGGAGTACAAAGATAATCAACTCCAACTGGTGTTGGATGCCCTTGAAAAGATGCATGCACATTTAACTGCTGCCGTGGTTTCAAATGATCCATTGTTTATTCAGGTTTGATCAAAAAGATCTCATTCGATATGTTATTCTGAATTGGAactattaaactttttttatttttattttgttgctATGTGTTCTTGCCACTTTCTATCTGTGGTATAATCTAGTGTGAAAATGGGTGGGTCACGTAACATGTCAAATTGGGTAATTTTTGGTACATGTGCGGATGTTTGGATTGACCCTGACCACATTTTGTCTGGATTTATTTCCCCGTATAAACAATTAGGTTGGCAATTATGATTACAAATCTTCGTTATTTCAACAAcaatcttaattttttaaatagtttaggatgttttatgcatttagttatGCTATTCGGGTGATTTTGACGTGTTAGGCATAACACATATCCTGAATCAACACAAATATTAATAAGCGGGTCAAACTTTCCTGAATCATTTATTGAACAGGTCAAAATTAGGATTATTTTGATTTGGTAACCATATCGGAAATTTCAGAAATAGATGAGAAGAGTGATAATGACTTTTTTTTCGTAATTCGAAAGTTACCTTTGCATATTCAGCAGTCAGCacactaagtttttttttaaatgttagaTATTATGACTTCATTTTTATAAGATAAGCTGATGTTTGCAACTAATTTCCAGGATGTTGTCGGGCAAACAGTTAATGGAACCACTTACGTTGGACTTAGAGCAAGGACCACTGGGGCACCTCAGAATCACTGGTGAGTAACAAACACCACTTTCTTCATTATGAATTTCTTTTATatcttcttccatatcttttaATATAGTGATCACACTTTGTGCAAATAAACCATCTTTCTTGGACAAATCTTTGAttcattttgaaaaatttcacCAATGTATCcaaatttttatgattatttcaaacatttattGGCTGGTAAGACGGGTTGGGTAACATTTCAAGATGTTTTGTACGGTTCAAAACCTTCAAGCTGATCTGAAACACTTTCTGCATGCTCTTTTTGATGATTTCAGAAATTACATTGTTTCCATACGAATTAATCTTTTTCTGATTTAAATTAAACtggcttatgcattattaggaAACTTTGAAgctacccccccccccccccctttaaGGGCGATTTTAGTAAATAACCAAACTCGAATCGACCAATTTACAAATTACTCAGTTAAATTCGCCAGCACGACATGAGTATTATggttatatatcaaatatggAAAGTTTGAAAACTAATCACTCCAAAAAAGGGTTGTGATTAAATGGGATGGACGATTGCGTGTGCAGGTTTGGACCTGCTGGAGATCCAAGAGGAGCAGGAATAGGAACTCCTGAAGCTATAAAACTTGTGTGGTCGTGTCATAGAGAGGTTATATACGATGTTGGCCCGGTCCCACACAAATGGCAACTACCACCCTCTACTTGAACTACTTTTTTCCTGGGTGAAGAAAGATGGCATTACAGCGGCATTCATTGGTGGTTAAAGTTGACTGCAGTCGACAAGTTATTGACTTTGAGTTCTGATTGACTCAAATGTAAGGCCATCGACGGCTCTCTTTGTGTAGCCAAATGATGAGTGAATTAGCTAGTAACTGCGGCATATACTATGACTCTTTAAGTTAAATTTGAATAAATACAAGTGTTAGAATGGTTTACTTATCTGGAACATTGCAACCAATGCTGGCACCGCGAAAACAGCCTATCGACCTTATTTATTCAtcatatctataatcccttataaagaggattgagattaagaaattaagcaaaattttttttcccaaaatacTCCTActtaaaacataaaacccttatatattcCTCTTTCCCCaattttctctctaatcattaTACACTCTATCGACTTTCTATCACCCTTCGTTGCCACCCTCCTTCTCCACagcctccctcgatctccaccaccctTCTAgccaccgcaacgcgcgggcactatgctcgtaaataaataaaatggatTGGACGTACAACATGTTATGCCAAACATattgtagtgtttttttttttaacgggaTGATAATCTATGtgatgcgtaaaacacgcaAAACAGCGGGATTAAACAAAGAAACTGGCTCAACGGAATTGCTATTTTTGGTACTTTCTGggttttaatgaaataaaacaaactaagacaataaaataaaataaaaggatagataaagaatccaccatcaagattcgtaaaggctaAGCCACCAAAATCAATGATAAAAGAAACACTCTAACTCACCATTATGTTTATTAAAGATCTAGttaccacaaacacagataaaggaatcgaagatttaaagacctcaccactataattgataaaggacgagCCACCACAATTATAAATAAAGGGGTCACTCCAAACCACCgggatcaaagatctataaagttaaatgaagattttgtaagaaatagaggctcctctattaatttcattcaattcaacatAAAACTCATTTTACAATAAGAAAtaaagcctctatttatagccACAGAAACTATCACCTagaaattaacaaaataataataaaataaataaaaggttgTCATGGGCAGTGACGGATCTTAATATTTTTAGCGGTGGGggccaatatttttttttcccatcgctATGTTCCGGGTATTATATTATGGTAATGCAATACACTTAATTGGGTcgggtcaaacaaaaataacactaataatctAAGTTTTTCATTACAACAAAAAACTACAAAGACTTATGAATATACCAAGAGAAAAGGCGTTGGATTGTAGATTGTGGGAGATATGTCTTGTTACGTGGATTGTGGCTTGTTggttaaaacataaaattacgAATGGACTAAGTGaattgtgggttataaaaactaacaaggtaaattttattgttttctggagcctaaaactcaaaaaaggGAGGAAGACCTTATTACGTGGATTGTGAATTGTAGGCTAAAACATAGAATTATGAATGAACTAAGTGAATCGTGggttataaaatttaaaaaggtaaattttattttttcttgagCCTAAAATTCAAAAAAGGGAGGAAGACCTTGTTACGTGGGTTGTGAATTGTAAACTAAAACATAGAATTATGAATGGACTAAGTTaattgtgggttataaaaaccaaaaaggtaaattttattatactattaaatttattaaacgtatcaaaagtttttaaaaaataatccttGAGGGCCGActtaatagatataaattattttgaacAAAATACGGATATAATAGTACTACTAAACGAAAAAACGGTGGTGGCCCGGGCCCCTAAAGAGAACCGCCATTGGTCATGGGTaaaggacaaccactaatttattGGTCAATAGGAAATGGACAAAcaaagcttctagaaatattccttttgcGCATGGACCCACAAACGGTTAAAAATAACGTTGTCACTCTTTCCTTCCTTCCTTCTTCCTGTCAACAACTGTCATTCCTTCTTTATTGGACCCCACAAACACGTGACCGAAACAATCTTTATTGTAAACTAGAACTAAACTTTGGGACTTCCACTGGAGACTCAAATCTGAAGCATTCATCTGGAGACTAGACTGGAGCTGGTCACTAAGGTACTTCAGTGGTAAACGTAACTAGTGGGTTACTGCTGGTTGCAACAAGAGATACTTGCTactggagaagtgttacaactggTGACTGGACTAGTTCATTAAATACTTGCCTGAAGTGGGCAACTAATGATAAAATTAACATGGTCTGTTCAGATTGCATTATTCGTTCAGGTAGCCTCTTCAGCTCAGAATTGAACTTTATTTCAGAAACTCTTTTCATTTCAAAAATTCCTTTCTACTCAGATGACTTCATCAGTTCAGTGGGTTTCTCCAGTTCACTAGTGTCAGTCAGTTCAGTGAACCTGGATATTTCTGCATCATTATTCCTActactaaattacacgtatgcttGAGACGAAACTCGGATTTCTCGAAAACCCTCGAATAATGTCTTTGGCCGTGAGTTTAAATTAGGATGACCAATTCTGACACTCTCATGTGATACAAACATGACATAAAAATAACCGGGTTTGGGTATGGCTAAATAAATGATACAGTTAGAAATATAGGTTATCACATAACTTAAGATCTAtatgtaatttattattattattattattattattattattattatttaaagatttatatGTAATCTTTTGGCATCACTTtgacattttaattaatttatgtaatttataatatcataaagaTCTTAATCATAATCTAAGGAGTTTAAGTTACAAACTGACAATATGTTGTTTAGAGTTTAGACCCCAACTATTTCACCTacacatattttaattttaaactttattaaTAACGATATTTACttaaacatattttaatttaattttaaattatatattttatcatttattgtTATTGTCTTCAATTTAAGTCTATAGTTTATAGAGTTGattaattactaattaattaattagttatgatGTCGACGTCTTCCCACTAGTTAAACAAACGGAGCTTTTATCCCaattaactttatattataaagaaaaaggaaataCGAATTAACTTACACGTCGATAACATGACAACCCATAAAGCTGATTACTGTCATCATCATAACTCATAAATTTGGTTGGACGAGGTGAAATAGGGTCAaggtgtgtatatatgtgtatgattTATATTCATTTTAGAGTATTGAGATCTCGTGTGGGTACAGTGTGGGCGTGACGCCACACATGAACACCGTTCTCGACCCATTTTTTACGATAACTTATATAATGTTCCTTATacaaactttaaatttaaaaagtacgGTTTAATATGTGTGAAAATTTGAAGTGAGTTTAACACCAATAATTTTaggataataataaatcaacttaattaatatgtctaaagttgtgcctaattgtaagatgatgatATGTAGAAAAATCAgagggcaagattaggaaagagaattagtgcattccacatgtcaaattcctaaagttttaggcatatctttaggtacaccaattaagttgattaatcatttttcataattttaacgTCATACATGTCAATAGGTAATGCTCGATTTTCTCCCCAAACCTGGTCACGTGCCATTAATCATACACATccatacatatttaaaaaatttaatttaattaatcaataatCATACACATTGAtacatcttttattattattattattattattattattattattattattattattatcattattattattattattattattattattatcgtcCTAAAACCCTTGATAGATAGCCactcttgttcttgttcttccTCTTCATAAACCCTAATTCGCCGCTGTTGTCTTCTCCATTCCAACTGGTTTTTATCTTCACCATTTTTATTTccaatattacatatatatacatatatacataacattaataatttataacaataataatgtcTATGCTTCAATTAATAACCAAAGCTTCTTCAGCTGAACAAAAATCTTCATCAGATTCACAATACCCAATTGTCCTAAACCCAGACCCTGCTTTCCTTACCTTAATTTCTCAAAACCAACAACCAAACAATGAATCTCACTTCCTTAAACCTGTCCAAGGTTGGTCCCTTTCCAAAACCGACACCGAAATCATCGATTTATCCCAAAACTTTCTCAAAAAACTTCAAATCAAACTCAAAAACACCAACTCTTTCACAAAACTTGAATTTGTCAACATTTTGAACTCCTTTCTTGAAAAGATTAGCCAAAAGGTTGGCATTCGCATATCCGATATCAAACTACCCGAAAATCGTGATGGTTATACGAAAAGACTTGTCGAAAAGTTGGGTTCTTTTATGGGTGAAGGTGCTTTAAGTTTGGTGATTGAAGGTTGTGTTATGTTTGAAATTTGGGATGTTTTGGAATGTTTGATTGTTAAGGGTTTTGTTGTCGGTTCGTGTTGTAAAGGTTTGGTTTCGAAATTGGTTGAGAAAGGAAAACCGGGTTTGGTTTGTTTGTGTGTTAAGTATGTTTTGGATTTAGAACTTTTGGATGTGCTTTCGGTTTTGAAGTATTTTTTGTCTCGGACGACGAAAGATGGGTTTGGTGATGTAAGGGAAGGTTGGGAGAGGGAAGCGGTGATGGCTATTGAAATGGCGGCGGATAAAAGTGTTGGTGAGAAAAAGATGAATTTGGCTAAGGAAGCGGCGGTTTTGCTCATGATGGGTCATGATGGGTTTACGACGAGTGAGTTGTGTTTGCATTATCTGATTGTGTCACCAAATGTTGATGATGTGATATTTGCGGCTTGTGTTGGAAAGTTGAATGGTTTGGAGATTATGGGTTTTGTACGATATTTGAAGAAATGGTTGGTGAAGTATGAGAAATTTCCTCAAGCGTGTATGACTGTTAAAGGTGGTTCGTCTATACTTGGGTTAAAAGCTCTTGAGTCGGTTCCTTCTATTGAAGCTGTTACAAAGTGTTTTGGGTTGGTAATTGATGAGCATTTTTCTTCGTTGGTGATGCATCCGGAGTTTTGTGAAGAGATGAAGTCTGTCGAGGTGGTTGTGAATTCTTTGGCATCGGAAGCAAGGTTTTGTTGCACTCTAGCAAACTTAAGTGCAAGTTTGaaaaattgatgttaaaggtgtgTTTACAGGTGGATGTTATTTTTGTTacacacatatattattttgcAATTcacataaattaaatttaatgtttcATGTGATATGAATACCAATGATTCTTGCAATGAAGTTCTTTGACGTAATTAACAGCTCTGAATGTTATCCTAACAAATACAATCGGTTGCAGGTATGAGCCATTAGGCCCTTGAAACGGCCATTACTAAAAAGGAGAGGTATAAACGTTAGATGGATGATTTTGCAGATGGCAAGATATGCTGTTAT
Coding sequences within:
- the LOC122593332 gene encoding uncharacterized protein LOC122593332, yielding MSMLQLITKASSAEQKSSSDSQYPIVLNPDPAFLTLISQNQQPNNESHFLKPVQGWSLSKTDTEIIDLSQNFLKKLQIKLKNTNSFTKLEFVNILNSFLEKISQKVGIRISDIKLPENRDGYTKRLVEKLGSFMGEGALSLVIEGCVMFEIWDVLECLIVKGFVVGSCCKGLVSKLVEKGKPGLVCLCVKYVLDLELLDVLSVLKYFLSRTTKDGFGDVREGWEREAVMAIEMAADKSVGEKKMNLAKEAAVLLMMGHDGFTTSELCLHYLIVSPNVDDVIFAACVGKLNGLEIMGFVRYLKKWLVKYEKFPQACMTVKGGSSILGLKALESVPSIEAVTKCFGLVIDEHFSSLVMHPEFCEEMKSVEVVVNSLASEARFCCTLANLSASLKN